ATCATAGGTGGACTTCGGCTGTGTTCATTCATTGATAACAATATCATTACGTCTTCGGAATTCGTGACTATTAGTCAGAGCAACGGATATGTAGCGTCGCCTTGAGGTATCTTTCTTCCCGGGCTCAGTGGCTTCTGAGAGACAGATCTGATCGGATTGTCTTGGTTCTTCGCATTGATACAATCTACTGTATATGATATTCCTTTAACCCTATTCTGGTTAAAGTCTTTTGAATGACTTTGTTGCTGACATTGTTGAACCTTCCTTCTATGTCCATAATATGATATTGGTGGTCTGATGTGATATTGATTAACGATTGCTGCTGGGAATTCCACCTGGTTACCTCATCTATACCCGAGAACCCAGTAACTTTTGAACGGAATGAGAATTCTACAAATATTGCTAAGAAAGCCTGCATATTGCAGAGGCCAATTTTCGTCCTTGTATGATAGTTGAGAGTCGTATCCGAAATATTGTTCGTTTCCAAGGTACATGAATTCGGTGCTAACAATAGCAATAACAGCAAAGGCAATTTAAAACTGATAGACTTAGTTACATTCTTCAGAGGTTTCTTACCCTGCATCTATCTACACCCAAATCAGTTTTATCTCCTccgtgaattttgtttttttttgtatctccTAAACATCATTTATACAATTTTgtacaattactaaaaatatacaaaatgttGAATTTTACAGATATAAAATGTCATTGCATGATGGGTTTATTTCCTGAAATCGGCCGAGCCTGGCTAACAATTGACTCTGATATATACGTAAGAAAACATCTACCTTAAATGTAAGCCAAGTTGTATCAACACAGCATAAAAATTTTCACAGATATGGACTTACGAACAAACTCGAGACGTAGCCTATTATGATGGTCTCAACCACCTTATCGTCAGCGTTGGATTAGTAACACCAAAGCCTGGGGTTTTTATATCAGATGTAAAATATTTACTGATATTGACAACTCCTGTAGAAATTGTTGTTTTAGGTAAGTACATTTGGCTGTCACTAGCTGGGTCTCTTCTACGGTCGCACAGTACCCGGTCCACTCCTACTTAGACCACATGTGAACCTCCTCAAAAATCAAGGATACGAGGAAATGAGATTAGAAGAATTAGATTTATTCATAAATTTTAAGGAGCATTATTCTGGGTTCCGTACCGATCTAGCTGTACGCCAGCAGCTTGTTAATTTAACACTTTCATAACAATATCTTGCTTGGATAATAGGCGTTACCTTCGGCGATACAACCAAAACAATATCATCACCAATTCATTCTGCAAATACAACCACAACTTACGAGGAAATGCAACTGATGAATAAGCCAATATTTATCCTGAACACGGACAACGTCTCTATATCGACGATCGAGGGAAGTGCTGATGGGCGAATTTTCCTGGGAGGCCGGGACGGTTTTTTGTACGAAATACATTATCAAGCGGCATCAAGTTGGTTCGGGAAACGATGCAAAAAAATCAACCATTCACAAGGACTCATTTCGTATATGGTTCCTGgttttttgaaagttttctcTGTATGTGATGCATGTTGCTATTTATATgagtatttattttaaaatatattttctaggATACGGATCCAATAGTTCGGATATCTATCGATAATAGTCGACATTTATTATACGTTTTAACAGAAAAAGGTTCGATAGAAGCTTGGGATATGGGAGAGGATTGCAATTCTACTCGACGACTGGCTCGAGTGTCGCAGAACGATATTGCTTTTCAAGCAAGCAATATAATCAAGTGAGTTGCACATTTTGATGCTTTACTTGTCGCAGTTATCTTACTTTAGATTTTTGCAGAACTGTTGACTCAACAGTTTTCAAACCAATTAAAGCAATTTGTGCTTTGACAGTGAACGACTGTCCAAACATACATTTAATATGTGTTACTCAGTGTGGGGTTCGTCTATATTTTTCCACGACCCCTCTTCATGTAGCACCGCAAACGACACAACAAATAGGTGGAGTGGCTGCTACTTTTGACAGCGTTCGACCTCAAGGGTTGTATTTATTGCATGTGCGACTCCCACCAGGATATACCCCGAATACGACAGTTGGTAAACCAAAACAGGTTCATAGTGCATATTACAACAAAGGGACATTACTGATGGTATCAACGCCTCAACAAGATCAGGACATGCTTTGGTCGATAAGCTCTGAGCCATTTCCAAACCGGCCATACTTAGCAGAGTCAGCTACAGTCCTCCCGTTAGATGGGATGGTTTGGGGACTAGCAGAAATGAAACCAAAGTCAAAAGCGACTATTAACAGCGTATTACGACATGCACAAATCCCTAAAAAAGTTGTTCTATTAACAAATCAAGGTGCCCACATTATTAGTCTCCTAAAATCAGCCGATATCCTGCAACAATTACTTGTTGCTTGTCATGGTCCCCACCACGAAGCCGTCAAGGGTTACTTCCAGGCTCAAACGCAATCTGAAGCGTGTGCAACTGCACTTCTATTAGCGTGTATGCCTCCTTATCGAGGAACAGATGTTGCATTGTGGGCAGCACAAGCATTCATGCTTTATGGCGGCGAACCTTCCATAGGAGCCCAATATTTAGGCAGTCAGTTCGCACCGGGTCAAAGAACTTTTCTCTCATCACCAGGCGGTCCACTATCCGATCGGAATTCTCCACAAATTTTTATGTCGACTCCATTCTCAACAAGAGGGAATATGCCGAGTAACTTGCAGCAATCGGCTATCTCTCCCTACCAGTTCAGTCCGAGTAAGTTTTTGGGGTTGTTACGTTTCCACTTTCAATACGTTTTTGTTATTATAGCTGCAACTGGATCTCACACATTTCAACAAAACCCAACAGACGCTTCCAATATCAATTATTCAGCTAAGCATTCTGGTTTGTATTTGTACGTGGCTCGATTACTGCGCCCAATCTGGAGGAAGCGTTGTATTGACGCGAATCTGTGCAGTACAATAACACAGGCTGATTGCACGGAAATTTTGGAGGATTTGTATGCAGTCAAAGGATTTCTGGAAGCTAATTCAGTCAGTGATATTTCAAGTGAGAGATTAGTGCGCATTCAATGTCAGGAAGAATTCTAATTGAGacttaaatttcagatttgcttTATGGACATAGTGATCAAACTAGTCTTATCAACGGATACAGCCACTTGACACAGCCTTTCGGTGAACAAAAATCAACGGCGGAGCAGGCTCAAGCTGAGGAGAAACGTTCGTTAACTGCGTTGAATTTCTTTATAAGTAAGTAGTTTGCATGagtttcattttcatattatttGTGGTATTTATATTGCCTTTAGAGTACGGAGAATTTAGGTCTTAATTCAGTTATAATTGGCATCAAAGGCTTTCATTTATTTGGATAAAGATTTAACGTAGATTTCACTGATATTCCTGTGGCGGACCTATACTAACCACCCGCTTCACAGCCCTGACTGGGACAAGTGATGCGTGTCCGCCGGATGCGCTAGTAACTAAGGAAATATGCGGCAGGCCCGTCGATGGGTTCGGCAGGAAAGAGCGCGGataaccaccaccaccagatTGGTGGGGAAGCGGGACCATTACCAGTACGTCGAGGCTAGCTCCTAAGCGCGGATCGTTTTTCCGTTTGCAAATTGAAATAACTCGTCACGCTCGGGAATAATTGAAGTGATGTGCCCGGATTCACAGCTGCGGGTGTTTCAAGAAGATACGCGTCTTTCGCTTGGCCGTGGTATAAAAATCATTCTGGAAGATGTCGTTATTCGCCGCGTTCAGAGTAGCGGCACTTGAAAGCAGAGATATTGGTTTATGAGAAAGTAAATTGCGAGAGctaattgaaaaaaatgcattctTGAATTGTGTTGTGGGATCCAGTAAAACGTACGGCTACTGGTTACATCATTGAGGTACCAACAGCCCATTCTAAATCaacaaaagaaaacagaaaaggaaGTGGTCGGGGGATGAGTTTGGATTCTTCTCAAAAAACTTCCGAAAATGCCTGTACGCATAATAATCACCGCGGCATTTGCAAATGGGACAGAGTGGTCGAGTGGATTGAACGCATATACGTCTTTACACAATTCGTGAGATTATCAAATGAGAAAATTAGTGGGGGGGGCGACATTTTAACAACCAATTTCTAGTCTAAGCTCGGCAGTCATAATCGATCCGGTGTACGAAACAGTAAGAATTCGCAGAAGGCAAGGGTCCGCCACCGCTGTAACAGACAGTGCACTCCGAAGATTATCGCCTCGCCACACGCCAGCATCTACACTGGCCTCCAGCAAACACCAATATTCACCATCTTGATATCGAGCGGCATAACGGAGTAATTTGACTGAGACAACAGTAGCAAGAGTACTAAAACCGACTAAACTACTCGCATTATGAGCGTCGTTCCTCTGTCTTGAGTAGTTCCAAGCTGTCGCCCGCTATTTCCCCACTCTCCTCCTGGAAGCTGATTGCATTGCAATCCCGCACTGACAGGCCTCATAACGGATGCCACTATATTCAACCACGCGTTGGTCAGCTTGGACGAGTTGCACCCATCGCCTTCACTCAACTCAAGGACCAGCTCATTAGGCGCCTGTTAGTAAGTGAGACAGCcaagctgaatcacttactgAAGCATGTGACGCTTGACGGCCGCACCCCTAGCCACTTTCTTCGGGAAATAGCCAGCTACTTCGGGAGATCCTTGTGGCTTCAGCCATTGCTGGATGGCACGCAGGCCATACTAGCGTGTACCGACGGCGCGGTTCCCTGGAGGTGTTGGCCGCAACTGCGGATAAAATACAGGAGGTGCATGCGCGCTCTGTGGTCGGGGAATTATCTCGTGAGTCCACCGACGTGGCGTAACTGAGGAGGCCCATATGGTCACATTGACGACGGCGATGAATACTTTGTGCTCGGTCGCGAACTCGTTCAACGTCCACCTTGAGAAATGAGCATTCGACTAGCCGCACGCGGTGGTCCACATCAAACTCCGGCGTATGCTGGCACCATCGTAGGTTTGCCGATCAGGCCACGAATTGTACCAACCCATGAACATTTCTTGCAATCTCAAAACACTGAGTTCGCTGGAGGACATGGTGACGTCTACCCGAATCGCAGCAATAAGTCGCCTTGTAGTGtaggaatgaatgaatgaattttgcCTGACAACAGTGTCCCTAATTAGGCGCAAACTTCCTATGTCTATGAGCTGCTGGTAGGTATGCTGCATAGATCCCTGATAAGAGACCACAACCTCTCCTCGGGCGTTAGGGAAAATTTAAATCTGCTCGAATAACACTTTGTTCATCACCTTTAAGGTCATTGCCAATCCACGCATTCgtgcacttctccaaaaatatcggaacattactaccgaatgtactACTtctcaccacatcaacactactgacgGCTGGCTACTAGAAGGTGCATCCTCTATCACTCGTgaagctcgctgttgcgcggaaagaattcaaCGTTTATGTAGTCTTTTCAACTCCATTTGGTCCCCAAGCATAATGGTGAATGGCTACATTGTGGAAATTATAGACATTTAAAAGCGAAACGATTTTGACCggtaccccattccactcatccaggaCTTCGCACATTGAAAAGACAGGAATTTTCCCCCCTTTTGGATGCTTGGAGTTCGCACGGATGATTTTTGGCTTGCGCAATGCAGCAAAACCTTCCAGCGATTCATCCACTCCGTACTATGGAACTTGGACTTTTGTTTTGTCTACTTTGGTGACATTCTGCTTGCATCTTCTACCGAGTGTGAGCATTTGACACATCTCGGGTGCAATTTTCAACGCCTCCTCGACAATGGACTAATTCTTagctttgaaaagtgcaaatttctccagcagcaggtgaaatttttagGCCATTCTATCACCTCCATCTACAATCCCCCCAAGGTGCAAGCGCTCACGAGCTTTCCGTTGCCAAAGGCGGTCTAAGGCTTTAGAAGTCTCTTGGCCATGGTCAACTCCACCATCGTTTTCTGCCCAAACCCGCCCACTACCAGGGATTACTTAACGTCTTTCTGTCTGGTCTTAAGACCAAAGATTCGCGGGAGGTGGTGTAGTCTCCAAAACCAAGCGTTTGAAacaaccaagcaacagctgctAGACGCCACCCTTTTCGCATTCTCTCAACAGGATGGATTCTTAGCCGTGTTCGTGGACGCcccagacatcgcagtaggcgATGCTCTTGACAATTAAAACTGGCAACCGTTggcttttttctcaaaacagttgaatcccgctcaacggaattacagcgcGTACGATTGTGATTTTTCGTAATCGTTATGACTCAGAAAAATAACGCGATTCTTCAGAGCCTGTAGTTGGACTCCAAATATAAGTTCAAGGATTTCCGCATCTTCAGCTCACTTTCCTCTGTCTACTGCGagatctctgaaaagggacctaattcatatattccggccgcttttcgcaAGAAGTGTTTCAGTTGGTGCATTATTTTGCGCACCCCAACAGTCGGACAACGAACCAGCTAGTCAGTCAGCAAATATTTCTGATCGTCATAAACAAGGAAGTGAATTCTTCACTTCACTAGGCATGCTATGAAGCATGTGTAGAATACTAcactatacacctcgacattgtaGGCCGATTGCGAGACTCGTACGCCTCTCGACcttggcctgaggcaatatctCTGTTGAGAGTGGATTCCGTGTTTTAATGTCCCCGCTGTAATCATCATAGACCAAAGCTCGGAAAGTGCCTGGGATCCAAATGCTAGAACATTGGCATCGGGAGCTGAAGGCAGCTATTATGGCGCGCGGCGAGCTGTCCTGGTCGCgagtcttgcctttcgttctgcGGGGCCTCTGTACAGCCATTCGCGGAAGAGTTTGCTGTCGTGCTGAGCTGATTTATGAGGAGAATCTACGATTTCGCGGTGACCTGATTCTCGACAAGAGAGACGGGCTTGGCAAGATCGGATTGTTGCGTCTACTATGGGAGTCCGTTCCCAAATTGAAGccgccttcgccatctcatcacCCACATCCAACGGTCCACTAGGGAGCTGGTAGTCTGTTGAGGACTGATACCATCCAGGACGTCAGTGACAAGCAAAAAAGGGTCGCCTTGGACAGGCTGAATCTTTTCTTCCAGAAGGCAAACGGCACGTTCCCTAGCCGATAGCGACGGAGTAGTCGCGCCATGGTTTCTCTCGTCATGGTTTTTCCCGCCCAAATCCCTCGACTTCAGCTGGCGGTGGAGTGCGGTGGCGGAGCGATACTAAGCACTCGCATCACAGCCCCATTTGAAACGAGCGATGCCCATGTCCGTCATAACTAAGCAAATGTGCggcttcattttattatttgaaaatatatatttctttgATATAATTAAA
The window above is part of the Hermetia illucens chromosome 3, iHerIll2.2.curated.20191125, whole genome shotgun sequence genome. Proteins encoded here:
- the LOC119652542 gene encoding nuclear pore complex protein Nup154 isoform X1, coding for MNAPQLNVQMEYLELAGNMLDRHDNHDATAPGLLEVTGITQHGMATVSGLNDYDYQNISSLSLGHKKLDQLRTVSKAPIPPEVLEHFKNIKCHCMMGLFPEIGRAWLTIDSDIYIWTYEQTRDVAYYDGLNHLIVSVGLVTPKPGVFISDVKYLLILTTPVEIVVLGVTFGDTTKTISSPIHSANTTTTYEEMQLMNKPIFILNTDNVSISTIEGSADGRIFLGGRDGFLYEIHYQAASSWFGKRCKKINHSQGLISYMVPGFLKVFSDTDPIVRISIDNSRHLLYVLTEKGSIEAWDMGEDCNSTRRLARVSQNDIAFQASNIIKTVDSTVFKPIKAICALTVNDCPNIHLICVTQCGVRLYFSTTPLHVAPQTTQQIGGVAATFDSVRPQGLYLLHVRLPPGYTPNTTVGKPKQVHSAYYNKGTLLMVSTPQQDQDMLWSISSEPFPNRPYLAESATVLPLDGMVWGLAEMKPKSKATINSVLRHAQIPKKVVLLTNQGAHIISLLKSADILQQLLVACHGPHHEAVKGYFQAQTQSEACATALLLACMPPYRGTDVALWAAQAFMLYGGEPSIGAQYLGSQFAPGQRTFLSSPGGPLSDRNSPQIFMSTPFSTRGNMPSNLQQSAISPYQFSPSKFLGLLRFHFQYVFVIIAATGSHTFQQNPTDASNINYSAKHSGLYLYVARLLRPIWRKRCIDANLCSTITQADCTEILEDLYAVKGFLEANSVSDISNLLYGHSDQTSLINGYSHLTQPFGEQKSTAEQAQAEEKRSLTALNFFIKHTYEVISLWKILCEHQFQLLVNDLAKEQQNILISCTFRDLTLSRADTCAHLIVNLINSYLNDNASVSSISSKLRDVCPNLYRHEDAVSHKATEILMLSKGVTVNEEKEERLRTALQLCKDAAPNLPLSSICQQFTSSGFYQGVIELTTTCAAKLDPKEAAIHYYRNNEPNEDQEGYIAFTARMNCYKEVRQMLDTVYQNLCSASSSAELKFSSDAIEKDIQMKIMHIVSTAIQSSDPLLHVVVYEWLLSHNLLSELLALTEPSLGEFFRRSVVRNPENLQLTDLLWKYYEKNGQHAAAAKILDNLASLQTNSLTLVQRIEYLARAVMCMRNDHVGYSVHNGVLLKDLEDKLEIARVQKVILDAISTMTDNSAARQAAVSLNYTLYNMTQLYSDFAEPFDLWECKLVILNCSHHNDPILIESVWTQIINREIEQIGSPQEKCTKLLTKVQSLVKEFGDSGQCFPLAFLVRELEIRCCQLKLSPATIPDALVGMNLDIELLIDYYARMISMNERVWANEGNEWHLVQASTRLITLLTNNAQQIPSRNRKRIMAKAQELISACLHLLYPKPRTEHLQQVLKEIESRVQRIM